The following are from one region of the Candidatus Shapirobacteria bacterium genome:
- a CDS encoding RNA-binding protein → MAKKLFVGNLSFTITEDQLNAIFAPFGNIVSATVVKDKFSGRSKGFGFVEFETEDDAQKAMQALDGTDQDGRNIAVKEALPRPERPADNPQA, encoded by the coding sequence ATGGCAAAAAAATTATTTGTGGGGAATCTATCTTTCACGATAACTGAAGATCAGCTAAATGCGATCTTTGCCCCATTTGGCAACATAGTATCTGCTACCGTTGTCAAAGATAAATTTTCCGGCAGAAGCAAAGGATTCGGTTTTGTCGAATTCGAAACCGAAGACGATGCGCAAAAAGCAATGCAAGCTCTCGACGGGACTGATCAGGATGGCCGCAACATTGCGGTTAAAGAGGCTTTACCTCGACCCGAGAGACCTGCTGATAATCCTCAAGCCTAA